The proteins below come from a single Puntigrus tetrazona isolate hp1 unplaced genomic scaffold, ASM1883169v1 S000001081, whole genome shotgun sequence genomic window:
- the LOC122340932 gene encoding LOW QUALITY PROTEIN: POU domain, class 2, transcription factor 1-like (The sequence of the model RefSeq protein was modified relative to this genomic sequence to represent the inferred CDS: inserted 4 bases in 3 codons; deleted 1 base in 1 codon), with product MADGGAASQDESSGPDSRMSNPSETSKCAMESGDENTGAQTNGLDFQRQTVQTTSAITNAHAQALLQQLTLTXAQQQLLLQQAQAQLLAAAVQHSAGQQSSTTGASISASAATPITQIPLSQPIQITPQLQQLQQQQNLNLQQFVLVQPGHPIATQLQPAQFIISQTPQGQQSLLQAQNLLTQLPQSQANLLQTQPSITLATQPATPTRTIAATPIQSLPHSQTTPKHIDTPSLEEPSDLEELEQFAKTFKQRRIKLGFTQGDVGLAMXKLYGNDFSQTTIXRFEALNLSFKNMCKLKPLLEKWLNDAENQTSDQALSSPSSLGSPGLGMEGLNRRHKKRTSIETNIRVALEKSFLEQNQKPTSEEITMIADQLNMEKEVIRVWFCNRRQKEKRINPPSSGSAVSTPIKAIFSPTTPLAPSTASLVTSNTPTTMTVNPVLPLTSTSVSSIGFTGTTIGSATTNTASVISTAPVITTAASSPSLSPSPTVAQTSSSEHASAQETVTAVSSSLAQTLGTGQVMVAAPSLSAALQGAAQLPTSASIAAMAAAAGLNPGLMASSQFTPGGALLSLAPGGLGSALSPALMSNSTLATIQALASSGTLPITSLDGSGNLLFANTSAGSTPNLVTAPLFLNPQNLSLLASNPVSLVSAGGAAGAAGALNLHITADAHQSAVTTATMPASTITTASKAQ from the exons ATTCTAGAATGAGTAATCCATCGGAAACAAGTAAATGTGCAATGGAGAGCGGAGACGAAAACACTG GTGCCCAAACAAATGGACTGGACTTTCAGAGGCAGACTGTGCAAACAACAAGCGCAATCACCAATGCACACGCACAGGCCTTGCTCCAACAG TTGACTTTGA CAGCGCAGCAGCAGTTATTGCTGCAGCAGGCTCAGGCTCAGCTCTTAGCAGCAGCGGTGCAGCATTCAGCCGGCCAGCAGAGCAGCACTACAGGAGCCAGCATCTCTGCCTCCGCTGCCACCCCCATCACCCAGATCCCTCTCTCCCAACCCATCCAGATCACACCT CAGTTACAGCAGCTGCAACAGCAGCAGAACCTCAACCTGCAGCAGTTTGTGCTGGTCCAGCCGGGCCACCCCATCGCAACACAGCTGCAGCCCGCGCAGTTCATCATCTCGCAGACACCACAGGGCCAGCAGA GTCTCCTGCAGGCCCAGAACCTTCTAACTCAACTACCTCAAAGCCAAGCCAACCTCCTGCAGACCCAGCCAAGCATCACACTTGCCACACAG cctgCTACACCCACACGCACGATAGCAGCGACCCCCATCCAATCCCTTCCTCACAGCCAGACGACACCAAAGCACATCGACACACCCAGCCTGGAGGAGCCCAGCGACCTGGAGGAGCTAGAGCAGTTTGCCAAGACCTTCAAACAGAGACGTATCAAACTGGGCTTCACGCAG GGGGATGTTGGCCTTGCCA AAAAACTTTATGGGAATGACTTCAGCCAAACCACCAT TCGCTTTGAGGCCTTGAACCTGAGCTTTAAAAACATGTGCAAACTGAAGCCTCTGCTTGAAAAATGGCTAAATGATGCAG AGAACCAGACGTCTGACCAGGCCCTGTCCAGTCCCAGCTCTCTTGGCTCACCTGGGCTGGGCATGGAGGGTCTGAACCGCCGC CATAAGAAGAGGACCAGCATTGAGACCAACATCAGAGTGGCCTTAGAAAAGAGCTTTCTGGAA CAGAACCAAAAACCTACCTCTGAGGAGATCACCATGATCGCGGACCAGCTCAACATGGAGAAAGAGGTGATCCGAGTATGGTTCTGTAACCGCAGACAGAAGGAGAAGAGGATCAACCCACCAAGCAGTGGCAGCGCCGTCAGCACTCCTATCAAAGCAATCTTCTCTCCCACCACACCTCTG GCACCGAGTACAGCAAGTCTTGTGACCAGTAACACACCGACTACAATGACTGTAAACCCAGTTTTGCCTCTCACCAGCACTAGTGTCTCCAGCATCGGTTTCACTG GCACAACTATTGGCTCGGCTACCACTAACACTGCATCGGTCATCTCCACAGCGCCTGTGATCACCACCGCAGCATCCTCTCCTTCGCTCAGCCCATCTCCCACCGTAGCGCAGACGTCCTCCTCAGAGCACGCTTCTGCTCAGGAGACGGTGACTGCAGTAAGTTCCTCCCTGGCGCAAACTCTGGGCACTGGGCAGGTGATGGTGGCAGCTCCCAGCCTCTCAGCTGCTCTGCAAGGAGCTGCCCAGCTGCCCACCAGCGCCAGTATCGCTGCCATGGCTGCAGCTGCAGGCCTCAATCCTGGCCTTATGGCATCCTCACAGTTCACTCCTGG CGGGGCTCTTCTAAGTTTGGCACCCGGTGGTCTCGGTAGCGCTTTGAGTCCAGCACTGATGAGCAACAGCACCTTGGCCACAATCCAAG CTCTGGCATCTAGTGGCACTCTGCCGATTACATCCCTGGATGGGAGCGGGAACCTGCTGTTTGCCAACACCAGCGCCGGCAGCACCCCTAACCTTGTGACGGCACCGCTCTTTCTGAACCCTCAGAACTTGTCACTGCTTGCCAGTAACCCGGTTAGCCTGGTGTCTGCGGGAGGGGCCGCGGGGGCTGCCGGAGCCCTCAACCTGCACATCACCGCTGATGCCCACCAGAGCGCTGTCACTACAGCAACTATGCCCGCCTCCACCATCACCACGGCCTCCAAGGCCCAGTGA